Genomic DNA from Bacteroidales bacterium:
CCAGCCACCGGGGAGAAAGTTACATTACTTGATTTTTCATCCTTCAATAAGGCCGGCAGCTTTTATATACAAATTGAAAATACAGGGATATCCTTTGAATTTATGATAAGCGACACCGTGCTGTCACCGGTTTGGTCGGCAGGTATTAAAAGCTATTATTATCAGCGATCCGGAATAGATCTCATACCTGAATATGCCGGTATATGGGCCAGAAAAGCGTCACATAGCAGAGATGCAAAACTTTACCTGGGATATAAGGATGGAAAAATAACAGAAGGGGAATACAGGAAGGCAGTTGGTGGTTGGTATGATGCCGGAGATTTCGGGAAAAAAATCGTACCCGCCTGCATAGCCTTTTACGCATGGCTGAAACTGGCCGAATGGTATCCCGAAAAAATCAATCAGACGGTTCAAATCCCCAATTCATATCCAAATCTTCCGGGTATGCTGGCAGAAGCAAAATGGGAACTTGATTGGTTTTTCAGTATGCAGGAGCCGGATGGAAGTGTGCATCACTTAATTGTTAGTCCCGATTTCTTTATGGGCCCTCCACAAAAGGATACCTATCCCCGTTATATCATGCCGGTTACCGGTACAGCGACGGCAGATTTTGCAGCGGCCATGGCGTTGGCCTCCAAAGTATACCGCAGGTATTTGCCGGGTTTTGCCGACTCCTGCCTGGCCGCTTCAAAAAAAGCCTGGGATTATCTCTCATCGCATCCTGCAACCTTCCCGGCCGGCGGATATAAAGATCCTGAAGGGATTCATAATACAGGAGCCTACGAGGATCCGGATGACAGGGATGAACGTTTATGGGCTGCCGCCGAATTATTCAATGTTACCGGTGAGAAGGCTTATAATGACTATTTTATACAAAACCAGTCGAAATACAGGTTGCGTGAATATGGCTGGTGGATGGACGTACATAATTATGCGTTATATTCCTGGTTGCTGGCGCCTTTCAAAAAAGATACCGGACTTGAAGAATCACTAAAAATGCAGATAAAGGAGTTTGCCGATTCGCTTACGCTGTTAAGCCGGGCAACAGGATACGGGGTGGTTTTATCACCGGGCCAATACGTATGGGGTTCAAACTCCTATATTGCAAATTATGGTATGGAACTGCTCATCATAAACCGGATATTGAATACGGAGAAATACACAGGAATTGCACTGCACCAGTTGAATTACATACTAGGTTGTAATTCGCTCAATTTAAGTTTTGTCTCGGGATACGGAAGAAATGCTGTAAGCGACCCTCATCAATCGATTAACTCTTATG
This window encodes:
- a CDS encoding glycoside hydrolase family 9 protein is translated as MNKFTLLLIALASEFHLVSGQPVIKVNQAGYKTDFPKYAWVNDLPAGKVEWSVRNSVNNYPEFEATVQASDKIDPATGEKVTLLDFSSFNKAGSFYIQIENTGISFEFMISDTVLSPVWSAGIKSYYYQRSGIDLIPEYAGIWARKASHSRDAKLYLGYKDGKITEGEYRKAVGGWYDAGDFGKKIVPACIAFYAWLKLAEWYPEKINQTVQIPNSYPNLPGMLAEAKWELDWFFSMQEPDGSVHHLIVSPDFFMGPPQKDTYPRYIMPVTGTATADFAAAMALASKVYRRYLPGFADSCLAASKKAWDYLSSHPATFPAGGYKDPEGIHNTGAYEDPDDRDERLWAAAELFNVTGEKAYNDYFIQNQSKYRLREYGWWMDVHNYALYSWLLAPFKKDTGLEESLKMQIKEFADSLTLLSRATGYGVVLSPGQYVWGSNSYIANYGMELLIINRILNTEKYTGIALHQLNYILGCNSLNLSFVSGYGRNAVSDPHQSINSYDQINQAPPGFIPGGPNRYPQDPSLALLIKQKNPPPAKCYVDFHWAYACNEVCLPYNSGFIFLAGWFL